In the genome of Roseimicrobium gellanilyticum, one region contains:
- a CDS encoding glycosyltransferase family 39 protein: MHRQRFLLPALVVLTVARFLLLPQTALSELEQRVLQHAQEGHLWYEGLGPLLPWLVKVSTFVFGEGGFGVRFFAPLLMLGAGWLLWMLVRGLFDATTASWALLVFQITPVVNLAAVTMTHTSLGIALSVGVMAAVRVALHRDYQFHLHWWLLAAAFAVVFLADWRMSLISVAAVISILITSRGRRALMKWPVLPVLALALGLMLGWFLWWNGKHEWTAFEELPVNAPDSWWQKLLVVLIAFSPLLLAACGWALVKSAVPRPMTYAVSVLQAYAWPLVLLDVLCWMSFPWPYAGMSAWLAPSIALLAHVSVNYDAGPMKKVRWVRALVIALAALQSLWLMGGGLQRVLGLVW, translated from the coding sequence ATGCACCGCCAACGTTTCCTCCTGCCTGCCCTGGTGGTGCTGACGGTGGCGCGGTTTCTTCTCCTGCCCCAGACCGCGCTTTCTGAACTGGAGCAGCGGGTGCTCCAGCACGCACAGGAGGGTCACCTGTGGTATGAGGGCCTCGGCCCGCTGCTGCCGTGGTTGGTGAAAGTGAGCACGTTCGTCTTTGGTGAAGGTGGCTTCGGCGTGCGGTTCTTTGCGCCGTTGCTCATGCTCGGCGCGGGCTGGCTTCTGTGGATGCTGGTGCGGGGACTCTTTGATGCAACCACCGCTTCGTGGGCGCTGCTGGTGTTTCAGATCACACCTGTGGTGAATCTCGCCGCGGTCACCATGACGCACACCTCGCTGGGCATCGCCCTCTCCGTGGGAGTCATGGCGGCGGTGCGGGTGGCGCTGCATCGTGACTACCAGTTTCATCTGCACTGGTGGCTGCTGGCAGCGGCCTTCGCCGTGGTATTTCTGGCAGACTGGCGGATGAGCCTGATCTCCGTGGCCGCTGTCATCAGCATTCTCATCACTTCGCGAGGACGTCGTGCCTTGATGAAATGGCCCGTCCTGCCGGTGCTGGCACTTGCGCTCGGTTTGATGCTGGGATGGTTCCTGTGGTGGAATGGAAAGCACGAGTGGACCGCCTTTGAAGAGTTGCCGGTGAACGCACCAGACTCCTGGTGGCAGAAGCTGCTGGTCGTGCTGATCGCCTTCTCTCCCCTGCTACTGGCCGCCTGTGGATGGGCACTCGTGAAAAGCGCTGTTCCCCGGCCCATGACATATGCGGTGTCTGTCTTACAAGCCTATGCGTGGCCACTGGTACTGCTGGATGTCCTGTGCTGGATGAGCTTCCCCTGGCCCTACGCTGGCATGAGCGCATGGCTCGCACCTTCCATCGCACTGCTGGCCCATGTGTCCGTCAACTACGATGCCGGTCCGATGAAGAAGGTGCGCTGGGTGCGTGCTCTGGTGATTGCACTGGCAGCGCTGCAATCCTTGTGGCTCATGGGTGGCGGACTGCAGCGAGTGCTGGGGCTAGTGTGGTGA
- a CDS encoding outer membrane lipoprotein-sorting protein produces the protein MPFASASAQGSTPKPTGDGILEMVRMSQATQDLDQLKGQLRTKGGLTHPFTLTMADKVIRFVFPSPPKETISLDLKETSSTLTRVNASGKVEMPAALYAQPVLGTAINYEDLAMRFLYWPNAKVMDENALLAGFKCWVVRVQNPDGRGPYQWVDLWVSKSNGAMLKMEAWDKSPRKVKQFLVRSGQRYQGAFILKQMRVYAYDPATGKAGDPTYLEIDDPD, from the coding sequence TTGCCTTTTGCTTCTGCTTCGGCCCAGGGCAGTACTCCAAAACCCACGGGCGATGGCATTCTGGAAATGGTGCGGATGAGCCAGGCTACCCAGGACCTGGACCAGCTCAAAGGGCAGCTCCGTACGAAAGGCGGCCTGACGCATCCTTTCACGCTGACCATGGCAGACAAGGTCATCCGCTTTGTCTTTCCCAGTCCGCCCAAAGAAACCATCAGCCTGGATCTCAAGGAAACGTCCTCCACGCTCACTCGTGTGAATGCCTCCGGAAAAGTGGAGATGCCTGCCGCACTCTACGCGCAGCCGGTGCTGGGCACGGCCATCAACTATGAGGACCTCGCCATGCGCTTCCTGTACTGGCCGAATGCGAAAGTGATGGATGAGAATGCGCTCCTCGCGGGCTTCAAGTGTTGGGTGGTTCGTGTGCAGAATCCCGATGGACGGGGTCCGTATCAGTGGGTGGATCTCTGGGTTTCCAAGAGCAATGGCGCGATGCTGAAGATGGAGGCTTGGGACAAATCGCCGAGGAAAGTGAAGCAATTCCTGGTGCGTAGCGGGCAGAGGTATCAGGGGGCATTTATCCTCAAACAGATGCGCGTGTATGCCTATGATCCGGCCACAGGGAAAGCGGGCGATCCCACGTATCTGGAAATCGATGATCCGGATTGA